In the Ornithodoros turicata isolate Travis chromosome 5, ASM3712646v1, whole genome shotgun sequence genome, tttctgcgaatgaatctagcctttatatgtccaaataaaacgcgtataacaactttctgtgtcgtgtttcactttttggtcccgtttttaaccgtgttgagcgatcggaaggatctagtgcacggctgcgtgcatcacatagcgtacctgtcgtaccaggcgccgccactggcgccgcaggcgcagtcgtccatttctccttcggtgacttggcttggcttggactgtgcttcaactggatctttagcgcgctacaatcaaacgcaagccaacgtctggtaacaatggggtatctaagggcggcctccggcattgcacgcatcgggataggaacaaatacaagggaaaatggcgaccttgggggacctgaaagtaatcgacctcgattactttacgtcacaagctgtagggcggggctgccacggaatactccgcccttaaatcccgcccgtttcaattgaaatttatacctagttttccttcgcagcctctcggccctaatctcggaccgtgaccctacgtcattttgacgtaacaatgacgtaaaagattagtttcaaagccgaaaagtaatctagcgaaagagggtcgattactttgagcggcgatgggtttcgtgatgggtccgtatgtgcatttccgtttattgtgttgtataaagtctgtacgtgctcgtcacaacaaaaaattcatgtctttcttcgtttgtgtttaatgatgagaaaaaagcaccgcgtaacaccgtttctctgcgccgatcgcggcatcgtatatgcgtgaaagcggcgggcttttcgaagcgtcgtccgagccgtacgtcgtacaatcaatgttattgcaacgtagcggtgtgcacacaaaaaactcatcgatcaaagttcactgtttcttgagtaaaactatcaatgctcatttgcggtatcattaccacccccacagctcacgagcaaaagaagcatattgcaatgcgaattatcatttcgcatatcgagcacacgaacacacagaagaatataaagaaaagctcataaataaagctcaagatttaaagcacgaaccgatttctcataaacgcgtttcataaacgcgtttacggctcgcgccacactgtccgttcgacactttgcaatgatccttcgcgcttttaCCCTTTTACCGTTTTGTCAGTTTTGTTGCCTGccgtcagcgccatctcacgggtacataccgaattataaatgccaagtacaatcacggtgtcacacaaacattgccgtcttgcacacctgtacgtcaagaaaaatgacaaacagcaaaaaaggaaattacgagcgtgcttttccacgcattttccacgaaattcagttttacgccggtagagttttctgtttccgacacctaaTAACCGAAACAACAAGGcagggcgggcagatcacaggtgtggtcTTCGCATtttcaggaggaaacaccgataaggcgggtcgctttccaagataacacgtggggcgattggttgatagaaggtgtcaaccgcttttaatattcacgcctttttcgattgtgcaccaatgacagaagaaatttcaagtaatcgaggtagattactttgaccaggatagggccccagggtagtgcagtccagtgcaagtgaaaagaatgcgcttagtGTGCGTATCCGACCGCTGCGGGATCGTTGCAAAAGTACAGCCCTTGTGGAAAACGGAAAACTATTGAGCTCGCCGAGACAGTGCACTGCGCGACTTCAATGAATCACCGTAGTGTTGTGTAAGCTATTGAGTCATCGTGCGGTATATTTTTCACAAGCATCAAACCAGTATTGAAGCACACGAAAGAGCCACACGGAAATGAGCGCACAGTGGGAAGGCTTCCCGTTTTTCTCCCTGCAGGATTCACAAGTATGTATTCGTACGTGTACATAAACAAATGTGCGCACTCCGTGGTTTGGCGGTACTGTTGCGCAAGTAGGCGTCATGCACCTCACTGTCGAGAACGGTTTTGTTGGCGGTGAGACAAACTGCCAACACAGGCTGAAATTTGAGCTGGAATCTAAGTGGAATCCACTTGAAAAACAAAAtggtttcattttatttttcaagtGGATCCACTTGTACTTCAAATGGATCCATTTGGGATTGCAGCATTGGGATTGCTGCCTGGGAAAGCTGCACTATACTTTCCTGAAATATCATTAAACTAACATAAAATATTATAAACTAACCGAAAAAGAGACTGTCGAAATAGTGTTTGTGgggcgaggcaagctgccaaACCGCACTAAACTATCACTAAGCTAACCTAAATTAACTTAAACTAACCAAAACTAGTGATACCTTAGGTTGGTTTAGTGCATGTCTGGCAGTTGGCCTCGCTTCCCAAAACTCGTTACAGCAGTGTGATGAAGCCGACTTACAGAATGGTGATGCCAACCAAAGGAATGTCCATATGGGTGATGCTGTTAAGCTTTTCCATTTTTCTCGTTGCAGGATATTCAGGAAAATGAACATGACTGTGGTGACTCTCAGGGTTTCCCCATTTTACACCTCCCAGACAATGTAGTGGCCCACATATTGTCCTTTCTATCCATAAATACTTTACTTCGCCAGTGCAGATACGTATGCCAAACATTTCGAAACCTAATCGACGGTCATGCTTTATGGAAAGCCAAATGCATACGAGAGCGAAAGACAATTCCAAATTATCGGTTTAATGCCCCACCCCAGAAGTATTACCAAATGATATGCAGGTATAATCCCTATGGCGTGAACCTGGTGAAGAATGCTTGCGGACAAACTGGACCAAAAAAACGTGAGCAACTTCAGTGCTTTCACAGATGTGTTGGTTTCAAACTTTGTACGAGATACTCACAAAAAGTATCTAAGTTGAGTCACTGAGTACTGGGTGACAAAGTAACTGACTAGAGTACGAAATACCCAGTCTCGAAAACTATTTAAGGTAGAGTATTACGTACtcttaaaagtaactcgttactttcaagatactttgacgtcacagttggAATTCACTATCACAGAGATACAAAGAGTGTGAAGTTGAAAATTGTGTTACCCAAAAGCTTTATTAGCTCGCGTAGACATCTTTTTAAATATTACTATCCGATAGCCTGTCCCAGTTTTCTCAACAGATGCTCCAGAGACGCGAACAAATGCTCTACAGAGATAACAGAATTTACTGTTGTTTTTTCCTTATCGTTGATTTAACCTCATATTATGTGTCCTCTCTCGCCGTCTTTTGGCACACATCTCCTATTCTGCATGATGGGGGTCTCAATGGTTTACCTACATACCATTCAGTACAACATGTCTCCCCATCtgagaggggggcaagggggggcCGTGGCCACCCCTTGGAGCTCCAAGGGTGCTTGGGAAAAAGTGTGCTGTTTAGTCATAGGTTgtcatgattattctcagatgtcataataggaacctctaAAAACCCGCAACGTCCACCTCCAGAAAGAGAGAAAGGTTTTATGACAcagctttttttattattttttgtttatgCTTTACAGAGCGGTTCAAGTACTGGCAAATCGAGAGCAATGGAGGGGATAAGTGGGGTGTGGAATGTCCCCCAAAGGGAGCAGACGCCACACCAACTGGTATGGCTTGTCCAGcttctttgtatttttttctgcaATATGTGTTGTTATAACAGCTACATCAGCCTGGACAGAGTATTCTGTTGATGCTGCAGACCATTGAATAGTCCCAGCACAGATCCTAACAAGGCTTgttcctcactgacagaatggcgtaaatgcaggcatgctggtggataaattccacgATAGGCAAGcatgagcgatgggcaagacacgtaaggGGCAAGACACTTCgggtttgtgtttgtttacgtgtcgtgcccatcgctcaggcttgcctatcatggaactTGTTCTTCACAAACTGAAACGCTAAAGGGGTAGTTGTACTTGGAGCCGTTCCGAGGAAGCTGCGAAAGGGGTATCCGCCCTGCGTGCCTTACCTAGAGGGGGCGCTGGACAGCAGGGGGTCACGGGAGCTCATAAGGTTGGGCAGTAGAGCATGAATCTGAACAAATTTAGATGTAGAATAGAGAATGTCTCTATTTCACTTTTAAAAATCtgtcttgttctttttttttttttttttttttcagtttgaaTTGTCTGTAGAGCCTCACAGTGCACAACATGTGCAACATGCATAATATAGTAAGTTCCCTGTCATGTCTACATAGCTAAAATGAGGCGTACAATTTTTCAGTTTCTAGGCTTCTAGGCAAGGGTGTGTGCTTCACGGCCATCCTCCTCGGATCATTTCTCATGACACCTTGCTCCAAGTTATGCAATATAAATACAAGATACTGTGATTTGCATCAATACGAACTTGCATTTAAAGTGGGCCATGTAGCATATCTGCATCACAAATACCG is a window encoding:
- the LOC135394526 gene encoding F-box only protein 6-like isoform X1 — translated: MSAQWEGFPFFSLQDSQDIQENEHDCGDSQGFPILHLPDNVVAHILSFLSINTLLRQCRYVCQTFRNLIDGHALWKAKCIRERKTIPNYRFNAPPQKYYQMICRYNPYGVNLVKNACGQTGPKKQRFKYWQIESNGGDKWGVECPPKGADATPTEDQHCFATSYGLCSKVQVIDLCQVGVLPEVMDLIKPPIHISEWHAARVDCGCIYRMDVTLLNHKGAPLASFSTGIIETEQRKGREWKQVQHVFSDYPEGVRFVKFCHSGRDTQFWAGRYGAKMTEACVRILNLPESSS
- the LOC135394526 gene encoding F-box only protein 6-like isoform X2 — translated: MSAQWEGFPFFSLQDSQDIQENEHDCGDSQGFPILHLPDNVVAHILSFLSINTLLRQCRYVCQTFRNLIDGHALWKAKCIRERKTIPNYRFNAPPQKYYQMICRYNPYGVNLVKNACGQTGPKKQRFKYWQIESNGGDKWGVECPPKGADATPTEDQHCFATSYGLCSKVQVIDLCQVGVLPEVMDLIKPPIHISEWHAARVDCGCIYRMDVTLLNHKGAPLASFSTGIIETEQRKGREWKQVQHVFSDYPEGVR
- the LOC135394526 gene encoding F-box only protein 6-like isoform X3; protein product: MSAQWEGFPFFSLQDSQDIQENEHDCGDSQGFPILHLPDNVVAHILSFLSINTLLRQCRYVCQTFRNLIDGHALWKAKCIRERKTIPNYRFNAPPQKYYQMICRYNPYGVNLVKNACGQTGPKKQRFKYWQIESNGGDKWGVECPPKGADATPTEDQHCFATSYGLCSKVQVIDLCQVGVLPEVMDLIKPPIHISEWHAARVDCGCIYRMDVTLLNHKGAPLASFSTGIIETEQRKGREWKQVTIMPAVTDAVL